Proteins from one Ipomoea triloba cultivar NCNSP0323 chromosome 1, ASM357664v1 genomic window:
- the LOC116027869 gene encoding non-specific lipid-transfer protein 6-like — translation MARSVNLSLAWLLLTSTAALLAPSPPSAVAEIACSTVIKALVPCYTYVMGSGLDVPTLCCGGLKYLVSWDYRREDVQAACACLETMFHNVGEQQISRALDIPGKCGVDLGFQFGGDMNCDSIQ, via the coding sequence ATGGCACGCTCAGTAAACCTAAGCCTAGCATGGCTGCTCCTCACCTCCACAGCGGCGCTACTTGCACCATCTCCGCCGTCAGCGGTGGCGGAAATAGCGTGTTCAACCGTGATCAAGGCGCTCGTACCATGCTACACCTATGTGATGGGTAGTGGACTGGACGTCCCAACTCTCTGCTGTGGCGGCCTAAAGTACCTGGTGAGCTGGGATTATCGCAGGGAGGATGTGCAGGCGGCCTGTGCGTGCTTGGAAACCATGTTTCACAATGTGGGTGAGCAGCAAATTAGCCGCGCCTTGGACATCCCAGGGAAGTGTGGTGTTGACCTGGGTTTTCAGTTTGGAGGGGACATGAACTGCGACAGTATCCAATGA
- the LOC116019504 gene encoding non-specific lipid-transfer protein 1-like encodes MTPNLKFSTLIICLLVLLAPCSEAAVSCNTVFNSLVPCLSYVMNGGKKVQPACCRGIKSLYAAAKTATDRRSVCSCLKSAASSISGINFKYAAQLPGKCGVKNIPFQIGPKVDCSKVK; translated from the coding sequence ATGACGCCTAACCTCAAATTCTCAACGCTCATAATCTGCCTCCTGGTGCTGCTGGCGCCGTGCAGCGAGGCCGCGGTCTCCTGCAACACGGTGTTCAACAGCCTTGTCCCCTGCCTTAGCTACGTCATGAACGGCGGCAAGAAGGTGCAGCCGGCGTGCTGCCGTGGCATCAAGTCCCTCTACGCTGCCGCCAAGACGGCCACAGATCGCCGGAGCGTGTGCTCGTGCTTGAAGTCCGCTGCCTCATCCATTAGTGGTATCAACTTCAAGTATGCCGCTCAGCTGCCTGGGAAATGTGGTGTTAAGAATATACCCTTCCAAATTGGCCCAAAAGTTGACTGCTCAAAGGTCAAGTAA